The Larimichthys crocea isolate SSNF unplaced genomic scaffold, L_crocea_2.0 scaffold68563, whole genome shotgun sequence genomic interval GAGCAgatgtgatggtgatggtgaatCCGAAGGCGCACATGATCAGTCCAGCCACAGCCAGGTTGACCAGGATGTAGTTGAGAGGTTGCCGGAGCTTCTTGTTCTGAGCCGTTACCAACAATGTCAGACCATTGATGGGAGTTCCAGTGCAGATCAGGAAGAACATGTAGAAAGCTAGCAGCTTGTAGGTCATTGGATCTACCATATAATACTGGTTGTATTCAAAAGGACTTCTAACAACCCCAGTCCTGTTGGACATGGGGATGTAGAAGTTCTTGCCCTCTGTGCCATTGGCTTCATGTCCTCCACCATCCCAAGCCATC includes:
- the LOC113745368 gene encoding green-sensitive opsin-like, whose translation is MAWDGGGHEANGTEGKNFYIPMSNRTGVVRSPFEYNQYYMVDPMTYKLLAFYMFFLICTGTPINGLTLLVTAQNKKLRQPLNYILVNLAVAGLIMCAFGFTITIT